From one Mytilus trossulus isolate FHL-02 chromosome 10, PNRI_Mtr1.1.1.hap1, whole genome shotgun sequence genomic stretch:
- the LOC134687964 gene encoding toll-like receptor 4, with translation MALDTHAFDLPFLTKLLLSNNHLNVSDSYSEKVFHSSSKLRELDIKRNMRYASYSENQLDYNLPGASLINLEELVIDLVCFPKFNSSFQKMSNLQTLIFDDCFICYLSNETFMNFPQTVKELQMRSCQYFFVVEIDALKYFPMLRILDINDTPISLSQALQMVYPLQNTNMDIINFHHVSVENSKIYPYDVILTPKLMEYISTICIKILDISENSICSISNKSLILFQHPQCFEQLILSANRLGLGYFISDFVSFVYRMTNLTLFDNSYVPLEYKNPQFLHDSQTLNLRVKDSSISKGNFEKPSFTFHIPKNLKYVRISHVMARNYVKNIDISNTLLATLDFSYYNTDMFPRFICDGFNNLEYLDISGIESTKTFGQFPILKHLKILKMAQSQLYKLIPQNVSIFNWTTYLTSLDVSHNYLWYLGEKSFEGLNSLTSLNVSNNMFQTIPRVIMSFAHLTELDLSFNLLSMLEDDLTVWINVQNKHFGHFKLYLQGNAFICTCETANFLTWIFDTKASLDLDKNYTCRLPGGGNNFTKNVTEEYHNYFSACNAALWVKLGVSLLTTICFCIMCITLVYNFRWRILFYFHRKFLIIVEKGLEVNFKYDVYVSYSDDGAFFIKNILQPTIEHRWGLRMCCEDRDFDVGASNLDVRARSINKSRHIIFVITPSFITREWNHFEIERAKYEKFTKDLQKIVVIAHKTSLQNTPSELSTIWNDVCVIEWPEEGGELFTVWQKLRLWLF, from the coding sequence ATGGCCCTAGATACGCACGCATTTGATTTACCTTTCCTAACGAAATTGCTATTGTCAAACAATCATCTTAATGTATCGGATTCTTATTCAGAGAAAGTGTTCCATTCATCATCGAAACTTAGAGAACTGGATATAAAACGGAATATGAGATATGCTAGCTATAGTGAGAATCAATTAGATTATAACTTACCAGGGGCCAGTCTTATAAATTTGGAGGAACTTGTTATTGACTTAGTTTGCTTTCCCAAATTCAATTCAAGTTTTCAGAAGATGAGCAACCTACAAACGCTTATATTCgatgattgttttatttgttacctCAGCAATGAAACGTTCATGAATTTTCCTCAAACCGTAAAAGAATTACAAATGAGGAGCTGTCAATATTTCTTTGTGGTTGAAATtgatgcattgaaatattttcccaTGTTGCGCATTCTCGATATTAACGATACCCCAATCAGTTTAAGTCAGGCGTTACAAATGGTTTATCCATTACAAAACACGAATATGGATATCATCAATTTCCACCATGTTTCTGTAGAAAATTCGAAAATTTATCCTTATGACGTCATTTTGACTCCGAAGTTAATGGAGTATATATCAACGATCTGTATCAAAATTCTTGATATCTCTGAAAATAGCATATGTTCCATAAGCAACAAATCTCTAATTCTGTTTCAGCACCCGCAATGCTTTGAACAGTTAATTTTATCAGCAAACAGATTAGGATTAGGATATTTTATCTCAGATTTCGTGAGTTTCGTTTACCGTATGACGAATTTAACTCTGTTTGATAACTCATATGTTCCGCTGGAATATAAGAATCCTCAGTTTTTACATGACagccaaactttgaatttgagaGTTAAAGACAGCAGTATTTCTAAGGGTAATTTTGAAAAACCATCTTTTACGTTTCATATacctaaaaatctaaaatatgttaGAATATCTCACGTTATGGCAAGAAACTAcgtaaaaaatatagatatatcaaACACTTTGCTTGCAACactagatttttcatattacaATACGGATATGTTTCCGCGTTTTATATGTGATGGTTTTAACAATCTCGAATATCTTGACATATCGGGAATAGAGTCAACAAAAACATTCGGTCAGTTCCCAATCTTAAAACATCTCAAGATTCTAAAAATGGCACAAAgtcaattatataaattaattccACAAAACGTATCAATTTTTAATTGGACTACGTACTTGACTTCTTTGGATGTTTCGCATAATTATTTGTGGTACCTTGGTGAGAAATCTTTCGAAGGATTAAATTCATTGACTTCGTTAAACGTTTCAAATAATATGTTTCAAACTATTCCGCGGGTAATCATGTCTTTTGCTCATTTAACTGAATTggatttaagttttaatctacTGTCGATGCTGGAAGATGACTTAACAGTCTGGATTAATgttcaaaacaaacattttggaCATTTCAAACTGTACCTACAAGGGAATGCCTTTATATGTACGTGTGAAACTGCAAATTTTTTGACCTGGATTTTTGATACAAAAGCAAGCTTAGACTTGGATAAAAACTACACATGTCGTCTGCCTGGCGGTGGAAATAATTTCACTAAAAATGTGACAGAAGAATATCACAATTACTTTTCTGCCTGCAACGCCGCATTATGGGTGAAACTTGGAGTTTCTCTTCTAACTACAATATGTTTCTGTATAATGTGTATAACCTTAGTATATAATTTCCGATGGAGAATACTTTTCTATTTTCATCGAAAATTCCTCATTATCGTGGAAAAAGGCCTTGAAGTTAATTTCAAGTATGACGTTTATGTTTCATACTCGGATGATGGCGCTTTTTTCATTAAGAATATTCTACAACCTACTATTGAACATCGATGGGGATTGAGAATGTGCTGTGAAGATCGAGACTTCGATGTAGGTGCATCCAATTTGGATGTTAGAGCTCGATCCATAAATAAAAGTAGGCACATAATATTTGTCATTACACCATCTTTCATCACACGTGAATGgaatcattttgaaattgaaagagcaaagtatgaaaaatttacaaaagatttacaaaaaattgttgttatagCACACAAAACCTCGCTACAAAATACTCCGTCGGAGCTAAGTACGATCTGGAACGATGTGTGTGTTATTGAATGGCCAGAAGAAGGAGGCGAATTGTTTACAGTTTGGCAAAAGCTAAGACTATGGCTCTTTTAA